The following proteins are encoded in a genomic region of Coffea eugenioides isolate CCC68of chromosome 6, Ceug_1.0, whole genome shotgun sequence:
- the LOC113776039 gene encoding uncharacterized protein LOC113776039 — MEQEQAEQQQMLLPQERKKMRAMVAVDDSEESFYALNWVLDKFFSNIVMSTLPTATETPDHQHDHRVESNLVSLVHVMDRLPHYVFPGGYVVESATKAREQNAAKILSQASQMCKDRKVAAETLILEGDPKEMICEAVERMHVDVLVVGSRGLGQIKRAFLGSVSDYCAHRAKCPVVIVKLPHKQ; from the exons ATGGAGCAAGAGCAGGCTGAGCAGCAGCAGATGTTGTTGccgcaagaaagaaagaagatgagggCGATGGTGGCGGTAGATGACAGCGAGGAGAGCTTCTACGCTCTCAATTGGGTTCTGGATAAATTTTTCAGTAACATCGTGATGAGTACGCTACCAACTGCTACTGAAACACCTGATCATCAACACGACCATCGAGTGGAGTCCAACCTCGTTTCCCTCGTCCATGTCATGGATCGCTTGCCTCACTACGTCTTCCCGGGCGGATACG TGGTCGAGTCTGCCACCAAAGCCCGGGAGCAAAATGCTGCAAAAATACTCTCACAGGCATCCCAGATGTGCAAGGACAGAAAG GTCGCTGCAGAAACCCTCATTCTTGAGGGAGATCCCAAGGAAATGATTTGTGAGGCAGTAGAACGAATGCACGTGGACGTTCTTGTTGTTGGCAGCCGCGGACTTGGTCAAATCAAGAG GGCATTCCTGGGAAGCGTTAGCGATTACTGTGCTCACCGTGCCAAATGTCCTGTTGTGATTGTGAAGCTGCCCCACAAGCAGTAG
- the LOC113774496 gene encoding universal stress protein A-like protein, protein MERKAVDQTSGGTEEEAAVVVQQQPLLAGERTQIMKVMVAVDESEGSFYALKWTLNHFFNQLPAAGGVPPEEPGRESSMITIVHVQKPFQPFIYPAGPAVYATPMVVESVKRAQEENAASVLSRALLMCKDYKIKAETLILEGDPKDRICEAAEELHVDLVVVGSRGLGKIKRAFLGSVSDYCAHHVHCPVLIVKPPRDQEVHKK, encoded by the exons ATGGAAAGAAAAGCAGTTGATCAGACTAGTGGTGGAACAGAGGAGGAGGCAGCTGTAGTAGTCCAGCAGCAGCCGTTGTTGGCTGGGGAGAGAACGCAGATCATGAAAGTGATGGTGGCTGTGGACGAAAGCGAGGGGAGCTTCTATGCGCTCAAGTGGACCCTTAACCATTTCTTCAACCAGCTCCCAGCTGCAGGTGGAGTACCACCCGAGGAACCCGGCCGGGAGTCCAGCATGATAACTATCGTACACGTTCAGAAGCCCTTTCAACCCTTCATTTATCCTGCTGGACCAG CTGTCTATGCAACACCCATGGTGGTTGAGTCCGTGAAGAGGGCCCAAGAAGAAAATGCTGCTTCAGTTCTCAGTCGTGCTTTGCTAATGTGCAAGGATTACAAG ATCAAGGCAGAAACTTTGATTCTTGAGGGAGATCCGAAGGACAGGATTTGTGAAGCTGCAGAGGAACTGCATGTTGATCTTGTGGTTGTCGGTAGCCGCGGCCTTGGCAAGATAAAGAG GGCTTTCCTGGGAAGTGTTAGCGATTATTGTGCGCATCATGTGCACTGTCCGGTTCTCATTGTGAAGCCTCCAAGGGACCAGGAGGTCCATAAGAAGTAG
- the LOC113774494 gene encoding rhomboid-like protein 15, giving the protein MQEARRRNRSMRSNIVSEAGLSTRVGQWWEGIPFVTSTVVIVCGVIYLVCLLVGYDSFAEVCFWPSAVISHFQVYRIYTSILFHGSILHVLFNMLALVPLGSELERIMGSVRLFYMIILLATSNAIFHLVLALLISHNPFRPFDYLMNECAIGFSGILFSMIVIETSLSGVQSRSVFGLFNVPAKWYAWILLVVFQLLMTNVSFLGHLCGILSGFAYTYGLFNILIPGTSIFSAIESSSWLSTCVRRPKFMLCTGGNASGYIPTHTSQNPTSSGLLSGNVWRNFSSWMPQRETSQMQSAEEDSRFPGRGRTLGSPSESNPNSSLQARLLDNSDTDNPLQTVENARGELPSDGRQLTVDGASVAVTRAQSNQGPVASDEKIQKLVAMGFERTQVEVALAASDGDLDVAVEIIMSQQG; this is encoded by the exons ATGCAAGAAGCTCGAAGAAGAAACCGCAGCATGAGATCAAACATCGTTTCAGAG GCCGGATTATCCACGAGGGTAGGGCAATGGTGGGAAGGAATTCCATTCGTCACTTCTACAGTGGTGATTGTTTGTGGGGTCATTTACTTGGTTTGTCTACTAGTTGGATATGACTCATTTGCTGAAGTATGCTTTTGGCCATCTGCAGTTATTTCACATTTTCAAG TTTACAGGATCTATACTTCAATTCTTTTCCATGGTTCTATACTTCATGTTCTGTTCAATATGTTGGCTTTGGTTCCTCTGGGATCTGAACTAGAGAGGATCATGGGGTCGGTCCGCTTGTTTTATATGATCATTTTATTGGCAACAAGCAATGCCATATTCCACCTTGTCTTAGCCTTGTTGATTTCTCATAATCCCTTCCGTCCTTTTGACTATCTTATGAATGAGTGCGCCATAGGCTTCTCAGGGATTCTCTTCTCTATGATTGTGATAGAGACCAGTTTGAGCGGAGTCCAGTCTAGAAG TGTGTTTGGGCTATTTAATGTGCCTGCTAAATG GTATGCCTGGATCTTATTGGTGGTGTTTCAGCTTCTTATGACAAAtgtctcttttcttggacatcTCTGTGGCATTTTGTCTGGATTTGCAT ATACTTATGGATTATTCAACATTTTAATTCCTGGGACGTCCATTTTTTCAGCAATTGAATCATCCTCATGGCTT TCAACGTGCGTGAGAAGACCGAAGTTTATGTTGTGCACTGGTGGGAATGCTTCAGGCTACATTCCCACTCACACAAGTCAAAATCCAACATCCAG TGGATTGCTTTCTGGAAATGTTTGGAGGAACTTTTCTTCATGGATGCCACAAAGAGAGACCTCTCAG ATGCAGTCTGCAGAAGAGGATAGTAGATTTCCAGGAAGGGGAAGAACGCTTGGCTCACCATCTGAAAGCAATCCTAATTCAAGCTTACAGGCTAGACTTCTGGACAACAGCGACACAGACAATCCATTACAGACAGTAGAAAATGCTAGGGGTGAACTACCATCAGATGGAAG GCAGCTAACAGTTGATGGTGCATCAGTAGCTGTCACCAGAGCGCAGAGTAATCAG GGCCCTGTTGCATCTGATGAAAAGATACAGAAACTTGTTGCCATGGGTTTTGAAAGG ACGCAGGTAGAAGTTGCGTTGGCGGCTTCTGATGGGGATTTGGATGTAGCTGTGGAAATTATTATGAGTCAACAG GGATAA
- the LOC113774495 gene encoding EEF1A lysine methyltransferase 1 isoform X1, with protein sequence MESKASHSAGHLEEPIIPQNDIIEDDDAPMLSTYAMEALKEFLAEQNHSTIQESSAEVEEEEVALVTEDWRLSQFWYDRETAETVAKEVLTLCHSFDPPSVACIACPTLYAYLKKINSGVPAQLLEYDKRFEQYGSEFTFYDYNWPEDIPASLNHSFPIVVADPPYLSKECLEKVTQTISFLLRPGKSFLLLLTGEVQKDNAAELLGLHPCGFRPQHSSKLGNEFRLFTNYDPGTRLGGWEQEQ encoded by the exons ATGGAGTCCAAAGCCAGTCACTCCGCAGGTCACCTAGAAGAGCCTATTATTCCACAAAATGACATTATTGAGGATGATGATGCTCCAATGCTGAGTACCTATGCTATGGAAGCACTCAAAGAGTTCCTGGCCGAGCAGAATCACTCTACCATCCAGGAATCTTCAGCAGAGGTGGAGGAGGAAGAGGTGGCGCTGGTGACAGAAGACTGGCGGCTCAGCCAGTTCTGGTATGACAGGGAGACTGCTGAGACAGTAGCCAAAGAAGTTCTAACTCTCTGTCACTCCTTTGATCCCCCTTCGGTTGCCTGCATTGCTTGCCCCACTCTGTATGCATACCTCAAG AAAATTAATTCTGGAGTACCTGCTCAACTTCTTGAGTATGACAAACGATTTGAGCAGTACGGAAGCGAATTCACATTTTACGACTACAATTGGCCTGAAGATATACCGGCATCATTGaaccattcatttccaatagTAGTTGCTGATCCTCCTTACTTG AGCAAGGAATGCTTGGAGAAAGTTACTCAAACAATTTCTTTCCTCTTGAGACCCGGAAAATCCTTTCTGCTATTACTCACTG GTGAGGTGCAGAAAGATAACGCTGCAGAGCTTCTTGGTTTACATCCTTGTGGTTTTCGACCTCAGCATTCCAGCAAACTTGGCAATGAGTTTCGATTGTTCACCAACTATGATCCTGGGACAAGACTTGGCGGGTGGGAGCAGGAGCAGTAG
- the LOC113774495 gene encoding EEF1A lysine methyltransferase 1 isoform X2 translates to MESKASHSAGHLEEPIIPQNDIIEDDDAPMLSTYAMEALKEFLAEQNHSTIQESSAEVEEEEVALVTEDWRLSQFWYDRETAETVAKEVLTLCHSFDPPSVACIACPTLYAYLKKINSGVPAQLLEYDKRFEQYGSEFTFYDYNWPEDIPASLNHSFPIVVADPPYLSKECLEKVTQTISFLLRPGKSFLLLLTER, encoded by the exons ATGGAGTCCAAAGCCAGTCACTCCGCAGGTCACCTAGAAGAGCCTATTATTCCACAAAATGACATTATTGAGGATGATGATGCTCCAATGCTGAGTACCTATGCTATGGAAGCACTCAAAGAGTTCCTGGCCGAGCAGAATCACTCTACCATCCAGGAATCTTCAGCAGAGGTGGAGGAGGAAGAGGTGGCGCTGGTGACAGAAGACTGGCGGCTCAGCCAGTTCTGGTATGACAGGGAGACTGCTGAGACAGTAGCCAAAGAAGTTCTAACTCTCTGTCACTCCTTTGATCCCCCTTCGGTTGCCTGCATTGCTTGCCCCACTCTGTATGCATACCTCAAG AAAATTAATTCTGGAGTACCTGCTCAACTTCTTGAGTATGACAAACGATTTGAGCAGTACGGAAGCGAATTCACATTTTACGACTACAATTGGCCTGAAGATATACCGGCATCATTGaaccattcatttccaatagTAGTTGCTGATCCTCCTTACTTG AGCAAGGAATGCTTGGAGAAAGTTACTCAAACAATTTCTTTCCTCTTGAGACCCGGAAAATCCTTTCTGCTATTACTCACTG AAAGATAA
- the LOC113774493 gene encoding probable glycosyltransferase At5g11130, translated as MAPRIPFFSSSFVHRRLKDSGPSLFFFVPTCLAFTTCVFIFFYISSTSNILSIHLNETRLHVRPPVQLSSISSPPSTFSSPVTIKIPHEQGQQLDAPRLHFSEPAQVLLGETTFYMLVNDSDSRGVLQEAANTSLPADQLAKATEASSLSTNDEDEAPDQEDQNDQLPEPEEIRQQGRREGNNVDEFDVFHDKALFQQEYKEMNKSLKIFVYPHKRNDPFANVLLPVNDEPGGNYASESYFKKALFKSHFITKNPLEADLFYLPFSIASLRHDKRVGVGGIQGFVRDYIRDISKNYPYWNRTGGADHFYVACHSVGRSAMEKATEVKLNAIQVVCSSSYFLPGYVAHKDASVPQIWPRKGNPPIRSPSKREKLAFYAGAMNSRVREFLVEVWKNDAEISVHRSRLKTPYSEALLGSKFCIHAKGFEVNTARIGDALYYGCVPVILADHYDLPFADIINWNSFSVVMSTVDIPILKKVLLQEINSSNYLKLQSNVMEVQKHFQWHDVPVDYDAFHMVMFELWLRRSHLSLAIN; from the exons ATGGCTCCTAGAATTCCCTTCTTCAGCTCTTCTTTTGTGCATCGTCGCCTTAAAGATTCAGGCCCGAGCTTGTTTTTCTTCGTTCCAACATGCTTAGCTTTTACAActtgtgtttttattttcttttacataAGTTCTACGTCAAATATACTGAGTATCCACCTAAACGAAACTCGTCTGCACGTCAGGCCTCCAGTACAACTCTCCTCTATTTCTTCACCCCCAAGCACTTTCTCCTCCCCGGTTACGATCAAGATTCCACATGAACAAGGGCAGCAGCTTGATGCTCCTAGACTCCACTTTTCGGAGCCGGCCCAAGTGCTACTTGGTGAGACGACGTTCTATATGTTAGTCAACGACAGTGATTCACGTGGCGTTCTTCAAGAAGCCGCCAATACTAGCCTTCCAGCTGATCAGTTGGCCAAAGCAACTGAAGCTTCGTCTTTGTCTACGAATGACGAGGATGAAGCTCCTGATCAGGAGGATCAAAATGATCAGTTGCCTGAGCCTGAGGAGATACGTCAACAAGGAAGACGTGAAG GAAATAACGTGGATGAATTCGACGTATTCCATGACAAAGCTCTCTTCCAGCAAGAATACAAAGAAATGAACAAAAGCTTGAAGATTTTTGTTTACCCTCACAAGCGAAACGATCCTTTTGCAAACGTGCTGCTACCGGTAAATGACGAACCGGGAGGCAACTATGCTAGTGAAAGTTACTTCAAGAAGGCCTTATTCAAGAGCCATTTTATCACGAAAAATCCTTTGGAAGCTGATCTGTTTTACCTCCCATTTTCCATTGCAAGTCTGAGGCATGACAAGAGAGTTGGCGTGGGTGGAATACAGGGTTTTGTCAGAGATTATATTCGAGATATCAGCAAGAACTACCCATATTGGAATAGAACAGGCGGGGCTGATCATTTTTACGTGGCATGCCATTCTGTTGGGAGATCTGCAATGGAGAAGGCAACTGAAGTTAAATTGAATGCCATACAAGTCGTGTGCTCCTCAAGCTACTTCCTTCCTGGTTATGTTGCTCACAAAGATGCATCCGTACCCCAGATTTGGCCTAGGAAAGGAAACCCCCCTATTCGATCACCGTCAAAAAG GGAAAAACTTGCCTTTTATGCCGGAGCAATGAACTCCCGGGTACGCGAGTTCCTAGTGGAAGTGTGGAAAAACGACGCCGAAATCTCAGTCCACCGAAGCAGGCTAAAAACGCCATACTCAGAAGCACTTCTGGGGAGCAAGTTCTGCATCCATGCAAAAGGCTTCGAAGTCAATACAGCTCGAATTGGTGATGCTCTATATTACGGTTGTGTCCCTGTTATCTTGGCCGATCACTATGATCTCCCATTTGCGGATATAATAAACTGGAACAGCTTTTCAGTGGTCATGTCCACCGTGGATATCCCAATTCTGAAGAAAGTACTCCTGCAAGAAATAAACTCCAGTAATTACTTGAAGTTACAAAGCAACGTAATGGAAGTGCAGAAACACTTTCAATGGCATGATGTCCCTGTTGACTATGATGCATTTCACATGGTCATGTTTGAGTTATGGCTGCGCAGGAGTCATCTGAGTCTTGCAATTAATTAG
- the LOC113776496 gene encoding probable glycosyltransferase At3g07620, with amino-acid sequence MYKRKSFRLLLSFDCSIPLSLISNLWGKKLRPTNPFREFLMASSVFLYAIICFNRTNLHTPKAIFCIPTLLALFTTTCILFYICSTSNYLLVFPSQSHVRVKQSSATGMLSISSSTSRNQRQTKLSAPGAFSNSTGVTGLVNLSVVGLPTPFEYQKISHFAVDDALENTRLGKSEMISSGNYVNNEVFHDRDFFVGNYGQMNRSLKIYVYSHRSDDPFANILLPVNFEPGGNYASESYFKKVLMISHFITKDPSKADLFFLPFSIARLRHDPRVGIRGIQDFIRNYISNISHEYPYWNRSGGADHFYVACHSVGRSAMEKTIKVKLNAIQVVCSSSYYVSAYVPHKDASLPQIWPRQGDNPDLAAYERRTLVFFSGSLNSPVRENLLRVWGNDTEISVHTGHLEKPYTEELLSSKFCLHVKGFEVNTARISDALYYGCVPVIIANHYDLPFADVLNWKSFSVVVATLDIPKLKKILRGISTDEYLVLKNNVINVRKHFQWHLPPFDYDAFYMVMHELWLRRSSLRVSGDF; translated from the exons ATGTACAAAAGAAAGAGCTTTCGATTGCTACTCAGTTTTGACTGTAGCATCCCTCTTTCTCTCATTTCGAACCTTTGGGGGAAGAAATTAAGACCAACTAACCCTTTCCGCGAATTCCTTATGGCTTCTTCCGTTTTCTTGTACGCTATCATCTGCTTTAATCGTACTAATTTACACACACCCAAGGCCATTTTCTGCATACCCACATTATTAGCCTTATTCACCACTACTTGTATTCTCTTCTATATCTGCTCCACTTCCAATTATCTCTTGGTTTTTCCATCTCAAAGCCATGTTCGTGTCAAACAATCTTCAGCAACTGGGATGCTCTCTATCTCAAGCTCAACTTCTCGGAATCAAAGACAGACCAAGTTATCCGCACCTGGGGCATTTTCCAACTCAACAGGAGTTACAGGACTGGTCAACTTATCTGTTGTCGGGCTTCCAACCCCATTTGAGTACCAGAAAATTTCTCATTTTGCCGTGGATGATGCTCTGGAAAATACTAGGCTAGGGAAATCTGAAATGATATCAAGTG GAAACTATGTGAATAACGAGGTGTTCCATGACAGAGATTTCTTTGTGGGGAACTATGGGCAAATGAACAGGAGTTTGAAGATATACGTCTATTCTCACAGAAGTGACGATCCTTTTGCTAATATCCTGTTGCCTGTGAATTTTGAACCTGGGGGTAATTATGCCAGTGAGAGCTATTTCAAGAAGGTTCTTATGATCAGCCATTTCATTACAAAGGATCCTTCCAAAGCTGATCTCTTTTTTCTGCCCTTCTCGATTGCAAGATTGAGGCATGATCCAAGAGTTGGGATTCGTGGCATCCAAGACTTCATCAGAAACTATATATCTAACATCAGTCATGAGTACCCTTACTGGAATCGAAGTGGAGGTGCTGACCATTTTTATGTTGCTTGTCATTCTGTTGGACGGTCTGCCATGGAGAAAACGATTAAAGTTAAGCTCAATGCCATCCAAGTTGTATGCTCTTCCAGCTACTACGTATCAGCTTATGTTCCCCACAAAGATGCATCCTTGCCGCAGATTTGGCCAAGGCAAGGCGATAATCCAGATCTTGCAGCATATGAAAG GAGAACGCTGGTGTTTTTTTCTGGATCATTAAACTCCCCTGTACGGGAAAATCTTCTTCGAGTATGGGGAAACGATACAGAGATTTCTGTCCACACTGGTCACCTTGAAAAACCTTACACAGAGGAGCTTCTAAGCAGCAAATTCTGCCTTCATGTTAAAGGCTTCGAGGTGAACACGGCTCGTATCAGTGACGCACTATACTATGGGTGCGTCCCAGTGATAATTGCCAACCATTATGATCTTCCTTTTGCTGACGTACTGAATTGGAAGAGCTTCTCTGTTGTTGTTGCCACTTTAGATATACCAAAACTGAAGAAGATTCTCCGAGGCATAAGTACTGATGAATATCTTGTCCTGAAAAACAATGTCATCAATGTTAGAAAACATTTCCAGTGGCATCTTCCACCCTTTGATTATGATGCATTTTACATGGTCATGCATGAGCTATGGCTCAGACGAAGTTCCTTGAGGGTTTCGGGTGATTTTTAG
- the LOC113774927 gene encoding syntaxin-132-like — MNDLLTDSFVIPREETSRNGDIEMGTQQPMNSGELGLDNFFKKVQEIENQYEKLNKLLKKLQDAHEESKAVTKASAMKAIKQRMEKDVDEVGKITRVIKSKIEELDRENLSNRQKPGCGKGSAVDRSRTATTVSLKKKFKDKMTEFQNLRESIHQEYREVVERRVFTVTGNRADEETIDKLIETGDSEQIFQKAVQEQGRGQIMDTLAEIQERHDAVRELERKLLELQQIFLDMAVLVDAQGDLLDNIETHVSNAVDHVQSGNVALQKAKTLQRNSRKWMCIAILILLIIVAIIVVGVLKPWQNNNNKGGA; from the exons ATGAACGATCTCTTAACG GATTCTTTTGTCATCCCTCGGGAGGAAACTTCTCGAAATGGGGATATCGAAATGGGAACCCAGCAACCAATGAATTCAGGAGAACTAGGCCtggacaatttttttaaaaag GTGCAAGAGATTGAGAACCAATATGAGAAATTGAATAAGCTACTTAAAAAACTTCAG GATGCTCATGAGGAGTCAAAGGCTGTAACCAAGGCCTCTGCTATGAAAG CAATCAAGCAGCGGATGGAGAAGGATGTTGATGAAGTTGGGAAAATTACTCGTGTTATCAAATCAAAAATTGAGGAACTGGACAGAGAA AATTTATCCAATAGACAGAAACCTGGATGTGGAAAAGGGTCTGCTGTTGATAGATCAAGAACAGCGACAACAGT TTCGTTGAAAAAGAAGTTCAAAGACAAGATGACTGAGTTTCAG AATTTGAGAGAGAGCATCCATCAAGAGTATCGTGAGGTCGTAGAAAGACGTGTATTTACAG TTACTGGAAATCGAGCAGACGAAGAG ACTATCGATAAACTTATAGAGACTGGGGATAGCGAACAAATCTTCCAGAAAGCAGTTCAGGAACAAGGACGTGGGCAG ATCATGGACACGCTAGCAGAAATTCAAGAACGTCATGATGCTGTTAGAGAATTGGAGAGGAAACTTCTTGAATTGCAACAG ATATTCTTAGACATGGCAGTTTTAGTAGATGCTCAAGGGGACTTGCTTGATAACATTGAGACACAT GTTTCGAACGCGGTAGACCACGTGCAGAGTGGAAATGTGGCCCTTCAAAAAGCGAAGACACTGCAAAGGAATTCCAGGAAATGGATGTGCATTGCAATCCTCATCCTTCTCATAATTGTCGCAATCATAGTCGTGGGAGTGCTTAAGCCGTGGCagaacaacaacaacaagggTGGTGCTTAG
- the LOC113776302 gene encoding uncharacterized protein DDB_G0283697-like: MEDKSYVVDEGIEKLEKEQVQLKVDSKIKTSDKAEEKTDGEVVCKSKSLEKDGKELKKKGDDENDKESTKKDKKKKEKKSDDEGEKKKKKEKKHKDGTDEESGEHDEANKGKDKEKKEKKDRKDKGKEKKEKKAEKDENVESEEEPKDKKDKEKEEEKKNKKADKDEDVESEEEKIGKKDKKDKEKEKKKKDKNIDTEDVGKEKKDKKGKEKEEKKKKGKKDEDVETQEEDKENEQGEVNKVELRDLEDKNDKTQEEKRGVEGEKKKKKQKNEEEESDHETKEGKDEKKGKKKKEKHKEAESKKDSDEEKDEGKKDKKDKKKKHEKDKKDKQGKEEGEEGGLKEETDGDDDGVKEKKEKKKNKIETCKSRSDDEVTAREIKIDENCSDAVEGKHQKEANGGKDYKDKDKKKGKDEKKRKFEEKHKSKGLDKLKKKLDKVNSEIESLLKKKADILKMIKETEDKNQAVVEVSKTVEKAEE, encoded by the coding sequence ATGGAAGACAAATCTTATGTCGTTGATGAAGGCATAGAAAAGTTGGAGAAGGAACAAGTTCAGCTGAAGGTTGATAGCAAGATTAAAACATCTGACAAAGCCGAAGAGAAGACAGACGGAGAAGTGGTATGTAAGTCCAAATCATTGGAAAAAGATGGAAAGGAGCTGAAGAAGAAAGGAGACGATGAAAATGATAAGGAATCCACCAAGAaggacaagaagaagaaagaaaagaagagtgATGACGAaggggagaagaagaaaaagaaggagaagaaacacAAGGATGGCACTGATGAGGAGTCTGGTGAGCATGATGAAGCAAATAAGGGAAAAGacaaggagaagaaagagaagaaggaTAGGAAGGATAAGGGAAAagagaagaaggagaagaaggcTGAGAAAGATGAAAATGTCGAGTCAGAGGAAGaaccaaaagacaaaaaggataaggaaaaagaggaggagaagaagaacaagaaggCTGACAAAGATGAAGATGTCGAATCGGAGGAAGAGAAGATAGGAAAAAAAGACAAGAAGgacaaggaaaaagagaagaagaaaaaagacaaaaacatTGACACAGAGGATGTagggaaagagaaaaaagacAAGAAGGGCAAGGAaaaggaagagaagaagaagaagggtaAGAAAGATGAAGATGTTGAAACTCAGGAAGAAGATAAAGAGAATGAGCAGGGTGAGGTGAACAAGGTTGAACTAAGAGATttggaagacaaaaatgataaAACACAGGAGGAAAAGCGGGGAGTGGaaggggaaaagaagaaaaagaagcagaAAAATGAGGAGGAAGAATCAGATCATGAAACTAAGGAAGGGAAAGATGAGAAGaaaggcaaaaagaaaaaagagaagcaTAAGGAAGCTGAATCCAAGAAGGATTCAGATGAAGAAAAAGATGAGGGaaagaaagacaaaaaagataagaagaaaaagCACGAGAAAGACAAGAAGGATAAACAAGGAAAGGAAGAAGGCGAGGAAGGAGGTTTGAAGGAGGAAACAGATGGTGACGACGATGgggttaaagaaaagaaagaaaagaagaagaacaagatTGAGACTTGTAAGAGTAGGTCTGATGATGAAGTCACCGCAAGGGAGATTAAGATAGATGAAAATTGCAGCGATGCAGTAGAAGGGAAACACCAAAAAGAAGCAAATGGAGGTAAGGATTATAAGGATAAAGacaagaaaaagggaaaggatgagaagaaaagaaaatttgaagagaaGCATAAAAGTAAAGGTCTCGacaaattgaaaaagaaattagaTAAGGTCAACTCCGAAATTGAGAGTCTTCTGAAGAAAAAGGCAGACATCTTGAAGATGATCAAAGAAACAGAGGATAAGAATCAGGCTGTTGTTGAGGTTTCCAAAACTGTGGAGAAAGCAGAAGAGTAA